One genomic segment of Labeo rohita strain BAU-BD-2019 chromosome 14, IGBB_LRoh.1.0, whole genome shotgun sequence includes these proteins:
- the mtnr1ab gene encoding melatonin receptor type 1A-A, with product MSINGSGLMNSSSLSPLNRPPWVATTLGSFLIFTIVVDILGNLLVIFSVYRNKKLRNAGNIFVVSLAVADLVVAVYPYPLVLVSIVHNGWNLGLVHCQISGFLMGLSVIGSIFNITGIAINRYCYICHSLKYDKLYSDKNSLCYILLIWILTVVAIVPNFYVGSLQYDPRVYSCTFAQSASSAYTIAVVFFHFILPIMIVTYCYLRIWILVIQVRRRVKPEFRPKLTPHDVRNFVTMFVVFVLFAVCWAPLNFIGLAVAIDPGRVAPLIPEWFFVSSYFMAYFNSCLNAIVYGLLNQNFRREYKKIIVSLCTARMFFPESSNDAVDRIKSKPSPLMTNNNQVKVDSV from the exons ATGAGCATAAATGGCAGCGGCTTGATGAACAGTTCTTCACTGAGCCCTCTGAATCGCCCTCCCTGGGTCGCCACAACTTTGGGCAGCTTTCTGATCTTCACTATCGTGGTTGATATACTGGGGAACCTCTTGGTGATCTTCTCCGTGTACAGAAACAAGAAACTCCGAAACGCAG GGAACATATTTGTGGTGAGCCTGGCAGTAGCTGACCTGGTGGTAGCAGTCTATCCTTATCCTCTCGTGCTGGTCTCCATTGTCCATAATGGATGGAATCTGGGACTTGTCCACTGCCAGATCAGTGGATTCCTGATGGGTTTGAGCGTGATTGGATCTATATTTAACATCACTGGCATTGCCATCAATCGCTACTGCTATATCTGTCACAGCCTGAAGTATGACAAGTTATACAGCGACAAGAACTCGCTTTGCTACATTCTTCTCATCTGGATACTGACCGTGGTCGCTATAGTACCAAACTTTTACGTCGGGTCCCTGCAGTACGACCCCAGGGTCTACTCGTGTACCTTTGCGCAGTCGGCCAGCTCGGCGTACACCATCGCCGTGGTGTTCTTCCATTTCATTCTTCCAATCATGATTGTGACGTACTGCTACCTGCGGATCTGGATCTTGGTGATCCAAGTGAGGAGACGCGTCAAACCCGAGTTCCGGCCCAAACTCACACCGCACGACGTGAGGAACTTCGTCACCATGTTTGTGGTGTTCGTTCTTTTTGCCGTCTGCTGGGCCCCTCTTAATTTCATCGGCCTGGCGGTCGCTATAGACCCCGGGCGGGTCGCGCCTCTCATCCCCGAGTGGTTTTTTGTATCCAGTTATTTTATGGCCTATTTCAACAGCTGCCTTAATGCCATAGTCTACGGACTGCTGAACCAGAACTTCAGACGAgagtacaaaaaaattattgtctCACTCTGTACTGCGAGGATGTTTTTCCCAGAGAGTTCAAACGATGCTGTGGATCGGATCAAAAGCAAGCCATCTCCTTTAATGACAAACAACAACCAAGTCAAAGTAGATTCGGTATGA